One genomic window of Proteobacteria bacterium CG1_02_64_396 includes the following:
- a CDS encoding cytochrome b, whose product MIDKIMETPLFKWVDKRMGVGDMIRSQATEYPAPNNLSYMWNFGSLAIFVLIIQVVTGIFLAMYYKPDAAIAFDSVERIMREVNYGWLLRYMHAIGASAFFVVIYMHIGRNMYYGSYKAPRELLWIVGVVILLIMQGTAFFGYLLPWGQMSFWGAAVITNLFGALPYIGDFLVELLRGGFGVDDPTLNRFFSLHYLFPFLLFAVVGVHMQALHMVHSNNPDGVEFKELEKTGRTVPLHPYYTIKDLFGLGVFLIGYCYFIFYNPTGWGYFMEVDNFVPANPMQTPAEIKPLWYLTPWYAILRSFPWKLIGVIAMGASLAVLFLLPWLDRAKERSGRRRPVFRIALALWFVAVVLLGYCGLNPPTETLTMLGRLCTAYYFGFFIALPWISKSDDKPATSA is encoded by the coding sequence ATGATCGATAAAATCATGGAAACCCCGCTGTTTAAGTGGGTCGACAAACGGATGGGGGTGGGCGATATGATCCGCTCCCAAGCCACCGAATATCCTGCCCCCAACAACCTGAGTTACATGTGGAACTTTGGCTCTCTGGCCATTTTTGTTCTGATCATTCAGGTCGTCACCGGGATTTTTTTGGCGATGTATTACAAGCCTGACGCGGCCATCGCCTTCGACTCGGTCGAGCGCATCATGCGCGAGGTCAACTACGGCTGGCTGCTGCGCTACATGCATGCCATCGGCGCCTCTGCCTTCTTCGTTGTCATCTACATGCACATCGGCCGCAACATGTACTACGGCTCCTACAAGGCACCGCGCGAGCTGCTGTGGATCGTTGGGGTGGTGATCCTGCTGATCATGCAGGGAACTGCCTTCTTCGGTTACCTGCTCCCCTGGGGCCAGATGTCGTTCTGGGGGGCGGCGGTCATCACCAATCTGTTCGGGGCGCTGCCTTATATCGGCGATTTTCTGGTTGAGTTGCTGCGCGGCGGCTTCGGTGTCGACGATCCGACCTTGAACCGCTTCTTCTCACTGCACTACCTCTTCCCCTTCCTGCTCTTCGCCGTTGTGGGCGTCCATATGCAGGCGTTGCATATGGTCCACTCCAACAATCCCGACGGGGTCGAATTCAAAGAGCTGGAGAAAACCGGCCGCACCGTTCCCTTGCACCCTTACTACACGATCAAGGATTTGTTCGGGCTCGGCGTCTTCCTGATCGGTTATTGCTACTTCATCTTCTACAACCCGACAGGTTGGGGTTATTTCATGGAGGTGGACAACTTCGTCCCCGCCAACCCGATGCAAACCCCAGCCGAGATTAAACCCCTTTGGTACCTGACCCCCTGGTACGCCATCCTGCGCTCCTTCCCCTGGAAGCTGATCGGGGTGATCGCCATGGGCGCCTCGCTGGCCGTGCTCTTCCTGCTGCCCTGGTTGGATCGGGCCAAGGAGCGTTCGGGCCGTCGCCGTCCGGTCTTCCGCATTGCCCTGGCCCTGTGGTTCGTGGCTGTGGTTCTGCTCGGTTACTGCGGTCTGAATCCCCCCACCGAAACCCTGACCATGCTGGGCCGCCTGTGCACCGCCTACTACTTCGGTTTCTTCATTGCCCTGCCGTGGATCAGCAAGAGCGATGATAAACCGGCGACCAGCGCATAA
- a CDS encoding ubiquinol-cytochrome c reductase iron-sulfur subunit, with the protein MSQQAPNPGRRRFLAVATSAVGIAGAAATAFPFVRSMQSAKDTLAMSTTEVEIGLVELGQMIVVPWQGKPVFIVHRTEEMLGTLDARTDLKDPMSDEPEGGDNPEWFLSGDEKVKAYRAQRPEWYISSAVCTHLGCVPLFKPEIGDPEMGGNWQGGWHCPCHGSKYDLAGRVIEGSPAPRNLQIMKYAFMSDTTVLIG; encoded by the coding sequence ATGTCGCAACAGGCACCTAATCCCGGTCGGAGAAGGTTCCTCGCGGTGGCCACCAGTGCGGTGGGCATCGCCGGGGCTGCCGCCACGGCCTTCCCCTTCGTCCGGTCGATGCAATCGGCCAAGGACACACTGGCTATGTCCACCACCGAGGTGGAGATCGGTCTGGTTGAGTTGGGGCAAATGATCGTGGTCCCCTGGCAGGGAAAGCCGGTCTTCATCGTCCATCGCACCGAGGAGATGCTCGGCACATTGGACGCTCGGACCGACCTGAAAGACCCCATGAGCGACGAACCCGAGGGGGGAGACAACCCCGAGTGGTTCCTGTCGGGCGACGAGAAGGTCAAGGCCTATCGCGCTCAACGCCCCGAGTGGTACATCAGTTCCGCCGTTTGCACTCATCTGGGCTGCGTTCCTCTCTTCAAACCCGAGATTGGCGACCCCGAAATGGGCGGGAACTGGCAAGGCGGCTGGCATTGCCCCTGCCACGGCTCCAAGTACGACTTAGCGGGCCGTGTGATTGAAGGCTCCCCAGCACCGCGCAACCTTCAGATCATGAAGTATGCGTTCATGAGCGACACCACCGTCCTCATCGGCTGA
- a CDS encoding pyrroline-5-carboxylate reductase has product MTGKVGIIGGGNMAEAIICGLLNKRVLTPEQIIVNEIIPDRRNHLRKQYGIDVPHTIGKWVGEVDLVMVAVKPQQVPTVMKSLSHRVSDGQTLVSIAAGMPVDRMRGDLGRPQQPFIRVMPNTPALVGEGMSVMFASKEVTAAVKAQVTALLQGIGKVAEVEYEGLMDAVTAVSGSGPAFVFMMIEALADAGVREGLSREMALLLANQTVLGSAKMVQETGRSPGLLREQVTSPAGTTAEGIAALEAFGLRHAIFEAVRATKNRSIELAKG; this is encoded by the coding sequence ATGACCGGAAAAGTCGGCATCATCGGTGGCGGCAACATGGCTGAAGCCATCATCTGTGGCCTTTTGAACAAGCGGGTCCTGACCCCCGAGCAGATCATCGTCAACGAAATCATCCCCGACCGCCGCAACCATCTGCGCAAGCAATACGGGATCGACGTACCCCACACCATCGGCAAGTGGGTGGGGGAGGTCGACTTGGTCATGGTGGCGGTCAAGCCGCAGCAGGTCCCCACCGTGATGAAGAGCCTCAGCCACCGGGTGAGTGATGGCCAGACCCTGGTCTCCATCGCCGCCGGTATGCCGGTCGACCGGATGCGCGGCGATCTGGGTCGTCCTCAGCAGCCCTTCATTCGGGTTATGCCCAACACCCCCGCGTTGGTGGGTGAGGGGATGAGCGTCATGTTCGCAAGTAAAGAGGTGACTGCCGCTGTCAAAGCCCAGGTCACCGCTTTGCTGCAGGGGATCGGCAAGGTTGCCGAGGTCGAATATGAAGGGTTGATGGATGCGGTGACGGCGGTGTCGGGCAGCGGACCTGCTTTTGTGTTTATGATGATCGAGGCGCTGGCTGATGCCGGGGTGCGCGAGGGGTTGTCGCGGGAGATGGCCCTTCTACTGGCCAACCAAACCGTGCTGGGCTCGGCCAAGATGGTGCAAGAGACCGGGCGTTCCCCAGGGTTGTTGCGCGAGCAGGTGACCAGCCCCGCCGGAACCACCGCCGAGGGGATTGCCGCCCTTGAGGCCTTTGGACTGCGCCACGCGATTTTCGAGGCGGTTCGGGCAACGAAAAACCGTTCCATCGAACTGGCCAAGGGTTAA
- a CDS encoding YggU family protein yields MSVQRNPDGSVTLVVHAQPGAKRTELAGLHGEAVKIRVASPPVDGKANAALIAFLAKLLGVRKGDVIQTAGQTSREKRFRIEGVDDGALICFQNALSGLEI; encoded by the coding sequence ATGTCGGTCCAACGCAACCCCGATGGCAGCGTCACCCTGGTGGTGCATGCTCAGCCGGGGGCCAAACGGACCGAGCTGGCCGGGTTGCACGGTGAGGCCGTGAAGATCCGGGTCGCCTCCCCGCCGGTGGACGGCAAGGCCAACGCCGCGTTGATCGCCTTCCTGGCCAAGCTTCTAGGGGTGCGAAAGGGTGATGTGATCCAGACTGCGGGGCAGACCTCGCGCGAAAAGCGTTTTCGCATCGAAGGGGTCGACGATGGGGCGTTGATCTGTTTTCAAAACGCTTTAAGCGGGCTCGAAATATGA